A window of the Radiobacillus deserti genome harbors these coding sequences:
- a CDS encoding MBL fold metallo-hydrolase: protein MKLTVIGFWGAYPEAGGATSSYLLEQDGFSLLVDCGSGALSRLQHVKPVKELDAVLLSHYHQDHIADIGVLQYAWLVQNVMHGTRDILPIYGHQEDPEGFQSLSHEYTKAIGYDPNQTLEIGPFSITFLLTKHPVPCYAMRITDGESAIVYTADSSFQQSFIPFAQSADLLITDCNFYGEQDGSAAGHMTSKEGAEIAKKAGVKTLLLSHLPHHGTHGQLLTEARHYFSGEISLAKEGYTFES from the coding sequence ATGAAATTAACAGTCATTGGATTTTGGGGTGCATACCCTGAGGCGGGTGGCGCTACTTCTTCCTACTTATTAGAGCAAGATGGGTTTTCTTTGTTAGTGGATTGTGGGAGTGGGGCTTTATCTCGCTTACAACATGTTAAACCCGTCAAGGAGTTAGATGCTGTATTGTTATCCCACTACCATCAAGACCATATTGCCGATATTGGAGTACTTCAATATGCTTGGCTTGTTCAGAATGTGATGCATGGAACGAGGGATATACTGCCAATCTATGGCCACCAAGAGGATCCAGAAGGGTTTCAAAGCTTGAGCCATGAATATACAAAAGCAATTGGCTATGACCCGAATCAAACACTAGAGATCGGCCCGTTTTCAATTACATTTTTGCTGACTAAGCATCCTGTCCCATGTTATGCCATGCGTATAACAGATGGGGAGTCCGCAATCGTGTACACAGCGGATTCGTCATTTCAACAATCGTTTATCCCGTTTGCACAGTCAGCTGATTTGTTAATAACCGATTGTAACTTTTATGGAGAACAGGATGGGTCGGCTGCAGGACATATGACCAGTAAGGAAGGGGCCGAAATTGCCAAAAAAGCAGGAGTAAAGACTTTGCTACTCAGTCATTTACCGCACCATGGAACACATGGGCAGTTGTTAACAGAAGCACGTCACTACTTTTCGGGAGAAATTTCGCTAGCTAAGGAAGGATATACGTTTGAATCCTAG
- a CDS encoding transglycosylase domain-containing protein: MKWKEYMAKFSLKWAWPLYIVGSIVVLGIIGYLFILFGGRFVVDEKDLILKEATTIETREGIVIKRIYDENRTNVSFEDIPEYVANAFVAIEDNRFYEHAGVDFKSVMRALSRDILSMSKKEGASTITQQLAKNLFLSNDKTWMRKTKEVMAAIYLDRNFTKEKLLEYYMNEIYFGHGKYGIQEASRYYFSKDVKDLTVSEGALLAGLAKAPNSYSPIDHPEKALERRNIVLQEMNELDMLETEQMVQLQGKTLELNLQKEKEQPWLDSYIDLVLQEITNTFDISFNELKRGGYRIVVNLDPNAQRIAYEQLQNEASFSGSESGIEAAFVAVDQKSGGILSAIGGRNYKLGDLSRVTVRRQPGSVMKPLAVYGPAMMKEDYQPYTLLPDEKRSYGDYTAHNYDEQYEGSVSMVEAIQESKNAPAVWLLDEIGITYAKDYLEKMNLSIPDKGLSIALGGLKEGLTPLQLAESYRAFAHQGEVIHAYTVDTIYDRNDEVVAEARYETTNVFSEQVAWNMTRMLEGVVQRGTATSGDYEKALAGKTGTTQHPKAKDMVKDAWFVGYTPDIVTAMWVGYDQSDDKHYLTKGSEVPTTITKNILREVDQYREQASTFTKPDSVEELQEPITLPVVEDLKADYKFGGFSILQASLTWTPSTDNRVVYHIYKVTEDGDEKIGEVKGEGEYRVKGINFFGENTYYIQPYNPLTNETGKASNQVTLSFR, encoded by the coding sequence GTGAAATGGAAAGAATATATGGCTAAGTTCTCTTTGAAATGGGCATGGCCATTATATATAGTAGGAAGCATAGTTGTTCTAGGAATTATTGGCTATTTATTTATATTGTTTGGCGGTAGGTTTGTAGTGGATGAAAAGGATTTAATATTGAAAGAAGCGACAACCATTGAAACAAGAGAAGGGATTGTCATTAAAAGAATTTATGATGAGAATCGAACAAACGTTTCATTTGAGGATATTCCTGAATATGTGGCGAATGCATTCGTAGCGATTGAGGATAATCGATTTTACGAGCATGCCGGTGTCGATTTTAAGTCAGTAATGCGTGCACTATCACGAGATATTTTGTCAATGAGTAAAAAAGAAGGAGCAAGTACGATTACCCAGCAGCTTGCAAAAAACCTGTTTTTAAGCAATGACAAAACGTGGATGCGAAAAACAAAGGAAGTAATGGCTGCTATTTACTTAGACCGGAATTTTACAAAAGAAAAACTATTAGAGTATTACATGAATGAAATCTACTTTGGACATGGGAAGTACGGAATTCAGGAAGCCTCGCGGTATTATTTTAGTAAGGATGTAAAGGACTTAACGGTTAGTGAAGGGGCGCTCCTTGCGGGATTAGCAAAAGCACCTAATTCTTATTCTCCCATAGACCATCCAGAAAAAGCCTTGGAGCGCCGGAATATTGTTCTTCAAGAAATGAATGAACTAGATATGCTTGAAACAGAGCAAATGGTTCAGCTTCAAGGTAAAACATTGGAGCTCAACCTCCAAAAAGAGAAAGAACAACCATGGTTGGATTCGTATATTGACTTAGTACTACAGGAAATAACGAATACGTTTGATATTTCGTTTAATGAGCTAAAACGAGGTGGCTATCGGATTGTTGTAAACCTAGATCCGAACGCTCAAAGGATAGCCTATGAGCAATTACAAAATGAAGCCTCGTTCTCTGGTTCAGAATCCGGTATTGAAGCAGCATTTGTAGCAGTCGATCAAAAGTCAGGCGGAATTCTATCTGCGATTGGTGGACGAAATTATAAGCTCGGTGATTTGAGTCGTGTAACGGTTCGACGCCAACCAGGATCTGTTATGAAGCCCTTAGCAGTATATGGGCCAGCGATGATGAAAGAAGACTATCAACCATACACGCTTCTTCCAGATGAAAAAAGAAGCTACGGGGACTATACTGCTCACAATTATGATGAACAGTATGAAGGGTCAGTTTCCATGGTTGAAGCCATTCAAGAGTCCAAAAATGCCCCAGCAGTTTGGTTGCTAGATGAAATTGGTATAACCTATGCGAAGGATTACTTAGAAAAGATGAACCTATCTATTCCGGATAAGGGCTTATCGATTGCCCTCGGTGGACTAAAAGAAGGACTGACACCGTTGCAATTGGCAGAAAGTTATCGTGCCTTTGCTCATCAAGGAGAAGTTATACACGCTTATACAGTGGATACGATTTACGATAGAAATGATGAAGTGGTAGCGGAAGCCCGATACGAAACAACGAATGTATTTAGTGAGCAGGTTGCTTGGAACATGACGAGAATGCTAGAAGGTGTTGTTCAGCGCGGTACTGCAACTAGTGGAGATTACGAGAAAGCCTTGGCAGGGAAAACCGGAACTACTCAACATCCTAAAGCGAAGGACATGGTGAAAGATGCTTGGTTTGTCGGTTACACACCTGACATCGTTACAGCAATGTGGGTTGGGTATGATCAATCAGATGACAAGCATTATTTAACCAAAGGTAGTGAAGTACCAACGACTATTACGAAAAACATACTGCGTGAGGTTGATCAATACAGGGAGCAAGCTTCTACGTTTACAAAGCCTGATTCTGTGGAAGAATTACAGGAGCCTATTACGTTACCTGTTGTGGAAGACTTAAAAGCAGACTATAAATTCGGTGGTTTCTCCATTTTACAAGCATCGCTTACATGGACACCAAGTACGGATAATCGTGTTGTTTATCACATATATAAGGTAACAGAGGACGGAGACGAGAAGATTGGAGAAGTTAAAGGAGAAGGGGAGTATCGGGTGAAGGGGATTAATTTCTTTGGAGAAAACACCTATTATATTCAACCGTACAACCCGCTCACGAATGAAACAGGAAAAGCATCCAATCAGGTTACGTTGTCTTTCAGGTAA
- a CDS encoding antibiotic biosynthesis monooxygenase family protein: protein MYAFMTNGTVDFLEKYKQKQTDKHILLMQGNGNTVAYYEGTEKKMFEVPRKYDVVLSTGSLQDHGFVVMNNIPVTDEGKPLFEDQFRNRASYIEAEPGFLAFRLLRPHSGNTYIVMVQWTSESDYERWKNSDSFKKSHQKTAGAQQTPAFFSGAPYIGTYYMIDDKK from the coding sequence ATGTATGCATTTATGACGAATGGTACGGTTGATTTTCTAGAAAAATATAAGCAAAAGCAAACAGACAAACATATTCTACTCATGCAAGGAAATGGCAATACAGTGGCTTATTATGAGGGAACAGAAAAGAAAATGTTTGAAGTACCACGCAAATACGATGTCGTTCTTTCTACAGGTTCTCTTCAAGATCACGGGTTTGTCGTTATGAATAACATCCCGGTAACGGATGAAGGTAAGCCTTTATTCGAGGATCAATTTCGAAATCGCGCTTCGTATATCGAAGCAGAACCTGGATTTCTAGCGTTTCGCTTGTTACGACCGCATAGTGGAAATACGTATATTGTCATGGTTCAATGGACATCCGAATCAGATTACGAAAGATGGAAAAATTCAGATTCCTTTAAAAAATCGCACCAAAAAACAGCTGGTGCACAGCAAACTCCAGCATTTTTCTCTGGAGCTCCTTATATCGGTACGTACTATATGATAGACGATAAGAAATAA
- a CDS encoding thioredoxin family protein has product MKNKMFLFLGVIILLFAALAFVVQYQKKQAAEGNPYGKETLDSATIEQLDDPNYQNQILPDELQEKLENKEDVTVYFYSPRCEHCLRTTPVLVPMMEDYGIDMKKLNIWEFEEPWDTYNINGTPTLIHFENGEEVARIDGEQPVETWDTFIHENILDEE; this is encoded by the coding sequence ATGAAGAATAAAATGTTCCTCTTTTTAGGTGTTATCATATTGTTATTTGCTGCACTTGCATTTGTCGTTCAATATCAGAAAAAACAAGCAGCTGAAGGAAATCCGTACGGAAAAGAAACATTGGACTCAGCAACCATTGAACAACTGGATGACCCAAACTATCAAAATCAAATTCTTCCAGATGAGCTTCAAGAAAAGCTAGAAAATAAGGAAGATGTGACCGTATATTTCTATAGTCCCAGATGTGAACATTGCTTGCGTACGACGCCTGTTTTAGTTCCGATGATGGAAGACTATGGGATAGATATGAAGAAATTAAATATATGGGAGTTTGAAGAGCCATGGGATACGTACAATATTAATGGAACTCCAACCTTGATCCACTTTGAAAATGGTGAAGAAGTTGCACGTATCGATGGGGAACAGCCTGTGGAAACATGGGATACATTTATCCATGAGAATATTTTAGATGAAGAGTAG
- the yhfH gene encoding protein YhfH, with amino-acid sequence MKSIVEFFRTLPKKKCSKCGNSILEKADCYGNVCDECDHPAR; translated from the coding sequence TTGAAGAGCATCGTTGAGTTTTTTCGTACCTTGCCTAAGAAAAAATGCTCAAAGTGTGGCAACAGCATACTAGAGAAAGCGGATTGCTATGGAAATGTATGTGATGAATGTGACCATCCCGCTAGATAA
- the hemY gene encoding protoporphyrinogen oxidase translates to MSDNKQIVVIGGGITGLTAAYYLQEEIQKKQLPYEVKLIEASGRLGGKIMSYQKDGFTIERGPDSFLIRKKSAAELVKDVGLEDELIKNGTGQSYILVNDQLHKMPSGSFMGVPTQVKPFLQSSLFSWKGKLRAGFDFVLPKGKAQPDQSLGLFFRRRLGDEIVENLIEPLLSGIYAGDIDDLSLMSTFPNFYDLEQEHQSLVKGLQKTVPKPPKSNRKQKKPSMFYSLKNGLESLVHAVEAKLEDGTVWKETEVTEIKRRDSKYDILLGNQETMEADAVVMATPYFATAHMLRDYPFVEPLHQMKATSVANVALAFDASAIQKDIDGTGFVVSRNSSYRITACTWVHKKWPTSTPKGKVLLRCFVGKPDDQQVIDLSDKEIVEIALQDIKKIMNITGEPDFSVVTRWKQAMPQYSVGHKLRISSVREGMKQELPGLFLAGSSYEGIGIPDCIDQGKAAVEQVLTFLN, encoded by the coding sequence ATGAGCGATAATAAACAAATAGTTGTAATAGGTGGCGGTATTACAGGTCTTACTGCCGCCTATTATTTGCAAGAAGAGATTCAGAAAAAGCAGCTACCCTATGAAGTAAAGCTAATCGAAGCTAGTGGTCGCTTAGGCGGAAAGATTATGTCTTATCAGAAAGATGGATTTACCATTGAGAGAGGACCAGATTCTTTCTTAATTCGAAAAAAATCAGCTGCAGAATTGGTGAAAGACGTTGGGTTAGAAGACGAATTGATTAAAAATGGAACAGGTCAATCCTACATACTTGTAAATGATCAGCTTCATAAAATGCCAAGTGGTTCATTTATGGGCGTTCCAACCCAAGTGAAACCGTTCTTGCAATCATCGCTTTTCTCATGGAAAGGAAAACTAAGAGCAGGCTTTGATTTCGTCTTACCGAAAGGAAAAGCACAACCTGATCAATCACTTGGCTTATTTTTTCGTCGCCGGTTAGGGGACGAAATCGTAGAAAATTTAATTGAGCCGTTGTTATCTGGTATTTATGCTGGGGATATTGACGATTTGAGCTTGATGTCTACTTTCCCAAACTTTTATGACCTAGAGCAAGAACATCAGAGCTTAGTAAAAGGGTTACAAAAAACGGTGCCAAAGCCACCAAAGTCTAATCGGAAACAGAAGAAGCCAAGTATGTTCTATTCATTAAAAAACGGGTTGGAATCACTCGTTCATGCAGTAGAAGCGAAGCTAGAAGATGGAACGGTTTGGAAAGAAACAGAGGTAACAGAGATAAAACGTCGGGATTCCAAATATGATATTCTGTTAGGAAATCAAGAAACAATGGAGGCGGATGCTGTTGTCATGGCTACCCCATACTTTGCGACCGCACATATGCTTCGTGATTATCCCTTTGTTGAGCCGTTGCATCAAATGAAAGCAACCTCTGTAGCGAATGTTGCACTTGCATTTGATGCATCTGCTATTCAAAAAGATATTGATGGTACAGGATTTGTGGTCTCTCGTAATAGTAGTTATCGAATCACAGCGTGTACGTGGGTACACAAGAAATGGCCTACCTCCACTCCAAAAGGAAAAGTATTACTACGGTGTTTTGTTGGGAAGCCTGATGATCAACAAGTAATTGACCTTTCGGATAAAGAGATCGTAGAAATCGCTCTACAGGATATTAAAAAAATTATGAATATCACTGGAGAACCAGATTTCTCTGTCGTAACGAGATGGAAGCAGGCAATGCCTCAATATTCTGTTGGGCACAAGCTCCGGATTAGTTCAGTGCGAGAAGGAATGAAACAAGAGCTTCCAGGGTTGTTTCTAGCAGGTAGTTCTTATGAAGGTATTGGTATTCCAGATTGTATTGATCAAGGAAAAGCTGCGGTTGAGCAAGTTCTTACATTTTTAAACTAA
- the hemH gene encoding ferrochelatase, with amino-acid sequence MTKKKVGLLVMAYGTPYKEEDIERYYTDIRHGHKPTPEMLADLTERYQAIGGISPLAKITQDQTKALEAKLNQMQDEVEFVPYLGLKHIEPFIEDAVKQMADDGIEEAVSIVLAPHYSTFSVKSYNGRAQKEADKYGVTTITSVESWYDAPGFIKYWADEISAIFNGMDDAEREKAVLVVSAHSLPEKILQNGDPYPDQLKRTADLISESTGIKNYALGWQSEGNTPDPWLGPDVQDLTRDLYEQEGYRSFVYAPVGFVADHLEVLYDNDYECKVVCDELGANYYRPEMPNVAPQFIDTLANVVLTKYKSSDQS; translated from the coding sequence TTGACTAAGAAAAAAGTAGGATTACTCGTAATGGCTTATGGTACTCCTTATAAGGAAGAGGATATCGAGCGATATTATACGGATATTCGTCATGGACACAAACCAACTCCAGAAATGCTTGCAGATTTAACAGAGCGTTACCAAGCAATTGGCGGAATTTCTCCGTTGGCTAAAATCACACAAGATCAAACAAAGGCTTTAGAAGCAAAGTTAAACCAAATGCAAGATGAAGTAGAATTCGTTCCATACTTAGGATTAAAACATATTGAGCCATTTATTGAAGATGCGGTAAAACAAATGGCGGACGATGGGATTGAAGAAGCTGTTTCTATTGTATTGGCACCACATTATTCTACATTTAGTGTAAAGTCATACAATGGACGAGCTCAAAAAGAAGCAGACAAATATGGTGTTACAACTATCACGTCGGTAGAAAGTTGGTATGATGCACCAGGATTTATTAAATACTGGGCGGATGAAATCTCTGCTATTTTTAATGGGATGGATGACGCAGAGCGTGAAAAAGCTGTATTAGTGGTATCTGCACATAGCTTACCAGAAAAAATTCTACAAAATGGAGATCCGTATCCGGATCAATTAAAAAGAACAGCGGATTTAATCTCTGAATCTACTGGGATTAAAAATTATGCGCTCGGATGGCAGAGTGAAGGGAATACACCAGATCCTTGGCTTGGACCAGATGTTCAGGATTTAACAAGGGATTTGTATGAGCAAGAAGGCTACCGATCTTTCGTCTATGCGCCGGTAGGATTTGTCGCAGATCACTTAGAAGTCCTTTACGATAATGATTATGAGTGTAAAGTGGTTTGTGACGAACTGGGAGCAAACTATTATCGCCCAGAGATGCCAAATGTAGCACCACAATTTATCGATACACTAGCTAATGTTGTTCTAACAAAATATAAAAGCTCTGATCAATCATGA
- the hemE gene encoding uroporphyrinogen decarboxylase, producing the protein MSRQINDTILKAFRGEATNHVPAWYMRQAGRSQKEYRELKEKYSLFEITHQPELCAYVTRLPVEQYGVDAAILYKDIMTPLPAIGVDVEIKKGIGPVIDQPIRSLQDVERLGEIDPESDVPYVLETIRLLTEEQLDVPLISFSGAPFTIASYMIEGGPSKNYHKTKAMMYSDPKAWFLLMDKLGDMVITYVKAQIRAGARAIQIFDSWVGTLNVSDYRTYVKPVMHRIFSELKEEGVPLIMFGVGARHLILEWNDLPVDVLGLDWRMSITEARNLGITKTLQGNLDPAILLSDWDTIESRAHAILEEGTKQPGFVFNLGHGITPEIKPATLMKLTELIHAYK; encoded by the coding sequence ATGTCGAGACAAATAAACGACACTATCTTGAAGGCGTTTCGTGGGGAAGCGACTAATCATGTGCCAGCGTGGTATATGAGACAAGCGGGCAGATCTCAAAAGGAATATAGAGAGTTAAAAGAAAAGTATTCATTATTTGAGATTACCCATCAGCCAGAATTATGTGCTTACGTGACTAGATTGCCAGTAGAGCAATACGGGGTAGATGCAGCAATCTTATACAAAGATATCATGACTCCACTCCCAGCAATTGGCGTGGACGTAGAAATTAAAAAAGGAATCGGCCCTGTCATTGATCAGCCGATTCGTTCCCTACAAGACGTTGAAAGATTAGGCGAAATTGATCCGGAATCTGATGTTCCGTACGTATTAGAGACGATTCGTCTTCTAACGGAGGAACAGCTAGATGTCCCGTTAATTTCGTTCAGTGGCGCACCATTTACAATTGCAAGCTATATGATTGAAGGTGGGCCTTCCAAAAACTATCATAAGACAAAAGCAATGATGTACAGTGATCCAAAAGCTTGGTTCCTTCTTATGGACAAGCTGGGTGATATGGTCATTACGTATGTTAAAGCACAAATTCGTGCAGGAGCTCGTGCGATTCAAATTTTTGATTCCTGGGTTGGGACGTTAAATGTTTCCGATTATCGCACGTACGTGAAGCCAGTCATGCATCGAATTTTCTCAGAGTTGAAAGAGGAAGGTGTTCCTTTGATTATGTTCGGGGTAGGAGCACGTCATTTAATTCTCGAGTGGAATGACTTGCCGGTAGATGTACTAGGATTAGATTGGCGCATGTCTATCACGGAAGCGCGTAATCTTGGGATTACGAAAACCTTGCAAGGGAATTTGGATCCAGCCATTTTACTTTCGGATTGGGATACGATTGAAAGTAGAGCACATGCCATTTTAGAGGAAGGTACAAAGCAACCAGGCTTTGTATTTAATCTTGGGCATGGGATTACTCCTGAAATTAAACCAGCAACATTAATGAAGTTAACAGAACTCATTCACGCCTATAAATAG
- a CDS encoding disulfide oxidoreductase: MANGQEKKDTILFIIWAQSVVAMLGSLFFSEVMHFIPCELCWYQRILMYPLVIMYGYAVVKKDMRFAFPGVLMSGIGMFVSTYHYILQKVPALREAGESCGIIPCTTEYINVFGFITIPFLALVAFIIIFFLHVTLLVQQRRRDQ, from the coding sequence ATGGCAAACGGGCAAGAGAAAAAAGATACCATTCTTTTTATAATATGGGCACAATCTGTAGTTGCCATGTTAGGCAGTCTCTTCTTTTCAGAAGTCATGCATTTTATTCCATGTGAATTGTGCTGGTATCAACGAATCCTAATGTATCCGTTAGTGATTATGTACGGTTATGCAGTCGTAAAAAAGGACATGAGATTTGCTTTTCCAGGAGTATTAATGAGTGGTATTGGGATGTTTGTGTCTACGTATCATTACATTTTGCAAAAGGTTCCCGCTTTAAGAGAAGCTGGTGAATCCTGTGGGATTATTCCCTGTACGACAGAATACATAAATGTATTTGGATTTATTACGATTCCTTTCTTAGCTTTAGTAGCATTTATTATCATTTTTTTCTTACACGTAACGTTACTGGTTCAACAAAGGAGACGTGACCAATGA